The following proteins come from a genomic window of Deinococcus sp. KSM4-11:
- a CDS encoding thiol-activated cytolysin family protein: protein MRSPIPSRYLLILSLPLLIAACGSGSTPSGQTLSDPLNFAATAAPTTVNLHWDAVAGASSYTLERKTNTAAYAMVTSLDATTQNYADTGVIASTAYTYRLKAVGGAGTTPSPGATITVTTPSAPNPNADAINAYTSSLPSWSAFSPPIADKDEAAGAPVPSVIGEGGVTYDCTTTPYGLARTPEKVVTFQPDASVFWPGVLLQGRGYADGLGSLKELPIRQRAPLAVSIDLLGNDNARTVDNPTLQTVTQAIGQLIASAKAEGVAPGTSIDYQKQETNSSNEVALHLGLSARYMPLTVKATLDVNRKANETTITANFVEKAFTVSVVPPQTPAGFFSAEFTPALLDEQKALGTVGPNNLPTYVSSITYGRILLFSFTASGSEQEIKGTLDALYESANTGASVELSAAQKQLLSTASIKVTTVGGDSSNALALIRSGNISDYFANTNALETYKPISYEVRNLGDGSIAKVSETTSYNIRQCTARPKVPVKTGEEVQITLDRINVNDAGDGSAENGEVYGEVKLDGNAAWSANRDNAVSVGNGEVINMNGTNALKKEADLGSSVSFNITGYFKDADSGLRGGDDDLGSFDTNVTVPVPMSSGQYTTTIDDSTGSMTLVYTVKKTKDLMTP from the coding sequence ATGCGTTCCCCGATTCCGTCCCGTTACCTGCTGATCCTGTCCCTGCCCCTGCTGATCGCCGCCTGTGGTTCGGGGAGCACGCCCTCGGGTCAGACGCTGTCCGATCCGCTCAACTTCGCGGCGACGGCCGCTCCCACGACGGTCAACCTCCACTGGGACGCCGTGGCCGGCGCCTCCTCCTACACCCTGGAACGCAAAACGAACACCGCCGCGTACGCGATGGTCACCTCGCTCGACGCCACTACCCAGAATTACGCCGATACCGGTGTGATCGCCAGCACCGCTTACACGTACCGGCTGAAGGCGGTGGGCGGGGCGGGGACCACTCCCAGTCCCGGCGCCACGATCACCGTGACCACGCCCTCCGCGCCCAACCCCAACGCGGACGCCATCAATGCGTACACCAGCAGCCTGCCGTCCTGGTCTGCGTTCTCACCGCCCATCGCTGACAAGGACGAGGCCGCCGGAGCGCCCGTCCCCTCGGTCATCGGTGAGGGGGGCGTCACCTACGACTGCACCACCACGCCCTACGGTCTGGCCCGAACGCCCGAAAAGGTCGTGACCTTCCAGCCGGACGCCTCGGTCTTCTGGCCCGGCGTGCTGCTGCAGGGCAGGGGCTACGCCGATGGACTCGGTTCCCTCAAGGAACTGCCCATCCGGCAGCGGGCGCCGCTGGCCGTGTCGATCGATCTGCTCGGCAACGACAACGCCCGGACGGTGGACAATCCCACCCTGCAGACCGTGACGCAGGCCATCGGTCAGCTCATCGCCTCGGCCAAGGCCGAGGGCGTCGCGCCCGGCACCAGCATCGACTACCAGAAGCAGGAAACGAACTCCAGCAACGAGGTCGCGCTGCATCTGGGCCTCTCCGCGCGCTACATGCCCCTGACGGTCAAGGCGACGCTGGACGTCAACCGCAAGGCCAACGAAACGACCATCACCGCGAACTTCGTCGAGAAGGCCTTCACGGTGTCGGTCGTGCCGCCGCAGACCCCGGCGGGGTTCTTCAGTGCCGAGTTCACGCCGGCCCTGCTGGACGAGCAGAAGGCCCTGGGGACGGTCGGGCCGAACAACCTGCCCACCTACGTGTCCAGCATCACGTATGGGCGCATTCTGCTGTTCAGCTTCACGGCGTCCGGTTCGGAGCAGGAGATCAAGGGCACCCTGGACGCCCTGTACGAGTCCGCCAACACGGGCGCCTCGGTGGAACTCAGCGCGGCGCAAAAGCAGCTGCTGTCCACGGCATCGATCAAGGTGACGACGGTGGGCGGGGATTCCAGCAACGCCCTGGCGTTGATCCGCAGTGGGAACATCAGCGACTACTTTGCGAACACCAATGCCCTGGAGACGTACAAGCCCATCTCGTACGAGGTGCGGAACCTCGGGGATGGAAGCATCGCCAAGGTCAGCGAGACCACCAGTTACAACATCCGCCAGTGCACCGCCCGGCCCAAAGTGCCGGTGAAGACCGGCGAGGAAGTCCAGATCACCCTCGACCGCATCAACGTGAACGACGCGGGAGACGGCAGCGCTGAAAACGGAGAGGTCTACGGTGAAGTGAAATTGGACGGCAACGCCGCCTGGTCTGCCAATCGCGACAATGCGGTCTCTGTCGGGAACGGTGAAGTGATCAATATGAACGGTACAAACGCCTTGAAGAAGGAAGCCGACCTGGGAAGCAGCGTCTCCTTCAACATCACGGGCTACTTCAAGGACGCTGACTCCGGCCTGCGCGGCGGTGACGATGACCTGGGGAGCTTTGATACCAACGTCACGGTGCCGGTTCCCATGAGTTCCGGGCAATACACCACGACCATCGATGACTCGACCGGATCCATGACGCTGGTGTACACCGTGAAGAAGACCAAGGATCTGATGACCCCCTGA
- a CDS encoding LacI family DNA-binding transcriptional regulator → MTRVTLKEVATHAGVSHQTVSNVLNNHPSIRPQTRARVLSSIEALDYHPNQAAKALREARVTTLCCAFYGHDPENFTDPYRNLVQSAFIAEAQANGYSVTTEFITHGPDESTLPSLDGLRQRFMQRQFGGVVIVGTTLTPEQYQVMAAWKLPIVLFDHHHPGTSATWISADYERGMELLVDHHVTQGRTRLTLILPHDDSGSTSIGRRIGFERACARAGVEAAIVQGDWSYESGYQAMRTLWVDGQRPDAVLAGNDRMAAGAMRAAHDLALNVPDDVAVSGFDDFEFALYTTPSLTTIHIPHGDMARQAVRALLALLDGNELPESRVFPLSLVVRESA, encoded by the coding sequence ATGACCCGCGTCACGTTGAAAGAAGTGGCCACACACGCCGGTGTGTCGCATCAGACGGTCTCGAATGTCCTGAACAACCACCCGTCCATCCGTCCCCAGACGAGAGCCAGGGTTCTCTCCTCTATCGAGGCCCTCGACTACCACCCGAACCAGGCCGCCAAGGCCCTGCGCGAGGCCCGCGTGACCACCCTCTGCTGCGCCTTCTACGGGCATGATCCGGAGAACTTCACCGATCCCTACCGCAACCTCGTGCAGTCGGCATTCATCGCCGAAGCGCAGGCCAACGGGTACAGCGTGACCACCGAATTCATCACCCATGGGCCAGACGAAAGCACTCTGCCCTCACTCGACGGCCTGCGCCAGCGCTTCATGCAGCGGCAGTTCGGCGGCGTCGTGATCGTCGGCACGACCCTCACCCCCGAGCAGTACCAGGTCATGGCCGCCTGGAAACTCCCGATCGTGCTGTTCGACCACCACCACCCCGGCACCAGCGCCACGTGGATCAGCGCCGACTACGAACGCGGCATGGAACTGCTGGTCGACCACCACGTCACGCAGGGACGCACACGCCTCACCCTGATCCTGCCGCACGACGACTCGGGCAGCACATCCATCGGTCGGCGGATCGGCTTCGAGCGCGCCTGCGCCAGGGCCGGTGTCGAGGCGGCCATCGTGCAGGGTGACTGGTCCTACGAATCCGGGTATCAGGCCATGCGCACGCTCTGGGTCGACGGCCAGCGGCCCGACGCGGTGCTGGCGGGCAACGACCGGATGGCGGCCGGCGCCATGCGTGCGGCCCACGACCTTGCCCTGAACGTTCCTGACGACGTGGCCGTCAGTGGTTTCGACGATTTCGAATTCGCGCTTTACACCACGCCCAGCCTGACCACCATCCACATTCCGCACGGTGACATGGCCCGCCAGGCGGTGCGCGCCCTCCTGGCCCTCCTGGACGGCAACGAACTCCCCGAGTCGCGGGTCTTCCCGCTTTCACTGGTCGTCCGTGAGTCGGCCTGA
- a CDS encoding carbohydrate ABC transporter permease has translation MTVQSEPMSVPMAVTGTRKTRRGSQEAMIGYLFILPAIIGFVLFYLYPAIRGFTISFTDWNLLSPPKSVGLENYNTALHDPKFWSALAITFKYVLWNIPIQTILSILLAIAMDRLVKSMFIKGLLIVPYLLSSVLVALIFLWLLDPLLGIVNIWLSHTFIGKQAFFASESQAIPTIAMVNIWKYTGFNALLFYAGLQAIPRTVYEAAAIDGSQEWTTFWKITMPLLRPVTVFVLVTSVIGSFQIFDTIAVATQGGPADATKVLVYYIYQNAFSFFKMGYATAMSMLLFALLVAFTLVQMRLLRANESDLE, from the coding sequence ATGACCGTCCAGTCCGAACCCATGTCCGTGCCGATGGCCGTCACCGGCACCCGCAAGACCCGCCGGGGCAGCCAGGAAGCCATGATCGGCTACCTCTTCATCCTGCCCGCCATCATCGGCTTCGTCCTGTTCTACCTGTACCCCGCCATCCGCGGCTTCACCATCAGTTTCACCGACTGGAACCTGCTCAGTCCGCCCAAGAGCGTCGGCCTGGAGAATTACAACACGGCCCTGCACGACCCCAAATTCTGGTCGGCCCTGGCCATCACCTTCAAGTACGTGCTGTGGAACATCCCGATCCAGACCATCCTCTCGATCCTGCTCGCCATCGCCATGGATCGGCTGGTCAAGAGCATGTTCATCAAGGGTCTGCTGATCGTCCCGTACCTGCTGTCCAGCGTGCTGGTCGCGTTGATCTTCCTGTGGCTGCTCGATCCGCTCCTCGGCATCGTCAACATCTGGCTGTCCCACACGTTCATCGGCAAGCAGGCCTTCTTCGCCTCGGAATCCCAGGCCATCCCCACCATTGCCATGGTGAACATCTGGAAGTACACGGGCTTCAACGCACTGCTGTTCTATGCCGGGCTGCAGGCCATTCCCCGCACGGTCTACGAAGCAGCCGCCATCGACGGCTCACAGGAGTGGACAACCTTCTGGAAGATCACCATGCCCCTGCTGCGCCCCGTCACGGTCTTCGTCCTCGTCACGTCGGTCATCGGCTCCTTCCAGATCTTCGACACCATCGCGGTGGCCACCCAGGGCGGCCCGGCGGACGCGACCAAGGTACTCGTCTACTACATCTACCAGAACGCGTTTTCCTTCTTCAAGATGGGCTACGCCACCGCCATGAGCATGCTGCTCTTCGCCCTGCTGGTCGCCTTCACCCTGGTGCAGATGCGACTGCTGCGCGCCAACGAATCCGACCTCGAGTGA
- a CDS encoding carbohydrate ABC transporter permease produces MTIAAPPTSTLSDRPKKPVSIGRIIAWALLLLMVVISIFPVVIVLKTALTSNKDIFTESARLWPSHPTMINFQRVLGLVSPEVAQAAGGSGSTISFAAATKNSVIFTLLIVVGQTFFCAMAAYSFARLKFPGRDFIFTLFLIALMIPGIVLFIPNFITIKNLGWLNTMPGMVAPFILMSPFGVFFLRQFFLSLPRETEEAALIDGASVFTIFFRITLPMAQGPLITLAILTTIGMWNEFFWPFLIAKDDHLFTLPVALQTFRTQTPQGSPDWSGLMAGTFIATVPVFILLIALGRRVVESLAFSGSK; encoded by the coding sequence ATGACCATCGCCGCCCCACCCACCAGCACGCTCTCCGACCGCCCCAAGAAACCCGTCTCGATCGGCCGCATCATCGCCTGGGCCCTGCTGCTGCTGATGGTCGTGATCTCGATCTTCCCGGTCGTGATCGTCCTCAAGACCGCGCTGACCAGCAACAAGGACATCTTCACGGAATCCGCGCGGCTATGGCCCAGCCACCCCACCATGATCAACTTCCAGCGCGTCCTGGGGCTGGTCTCCCCCGAGGTCGCGCAGGCGGCCGGCGGCTCCGGCAGCACCATCAGCTTCGCCGCCGCCACCAAGAACAGCGTGATCTTCACCCTCCTGATCGTCGTCGGGCAGACCTTCTTCTGCGCCATGGCCGCATACTCGTTCGCGCGGCTGAAGTTCCCCGGACGCGACTTCATCTTCACGCTCTTCCTGATCGCCCTGATGATCCCCGGCATCGTCCTGTTCATTCCCAACTTCATCACCATCAAGAACCTGGGCTGGCTGAACACCATGCCGGGCATGGTCGCCCCGTTCATCCTGATGTCGCCCTTCGGCGTGTTCTTCCTGCGCCAGTTCTTCCTCTCGCTGCCCCGCGAGACCGAGGAGGCGGCCCTGATCGACGGCGCGAGCGTCTTCACCATCTTCTTCCGCATCACCCTGCCCATGGCCCAGGGGCCGCTGATCACGCTGGCAATCCTGACGACCATCGGCATGTGGAACGAGTTCTTCTGGCCCTTCCTGATCGCCAAGGATGACCACCTGTTCACGCTCCCGGTGGCGTTGCAGACCTTCCGAACCCAGACGCCCCAGGGCTCGCCGGACTGGTCTGGGCTGATGGCCGGCACCTTCATCGCCACCGTTCCCGTGTTCATCCTGCTCATCGCGCTGGGCCGGCGGGTCGTCGAGTCCCTCGCCTTCAGCGGCTCCAAGTAA
- a CDS encoding sugar ABC transporter substrate-binding protein encodes MKKIATLTAALTVLAGPIASAAQAATTLQYWLWDSNQQPAYQSCATAFTKANPDITIKITQKGWNDYWTGITTGFVSGTAPDVFTDHLAYFPQFAANNQLLDLAPLIAKDKVPTNIYYPGLKDLWGRDGKQYGLPKDWDTVAIFYNQDLLAKAGMKPSDLANLTWNPKDGGTFQSTIAKLTKDKSGNLGSAANFDKKNVAQYGYETGYGAGFNGQTEWAWLAATTGWKYNDGLYAKKYYYDDPRFAQTIQWLADLNLKHGLIPSFQEVQSGSDSLFRAGKVAMVTNGSWMIGDYTGKLPFKVGVAPLPKGPNGKRMSMFNGLADSIWVGSKNQDAAWKWVKFLASPACQNIVGNTGVVFPAIPAAAAMSQAKSKAKGVDVATFINQAKAPGGTFYFPITDHISEVNDIMSSAMQNVYLGKAQASDVLKAANDKVNALFK; translated from the coding sequence ATGAAGAAAATCGCCACGCTCACCGCCGCCCTCACCGTTCTCGCCGGCCCCATCGCCAGCGCCGCCCAGGCCGCCACGACCCTGCAATACTGGCTGTGGGACAGCAACCAGCAACCCGCGTACCAGAGCTGCGCGACCGCCTTCACCAAGGCCAACCCGGACATCACCATCAAGATCACGCAGAAGGGCTGGAATGACTACTGGACCGGCATCACGACCGGCTTCGTGTCGGGCACCGCGCCGGACGTGTTCACGGATCACCTCGCGTACTTCCCGCAGTTCGCCGCCAACAACCAGCTCCTCGACCTGGCGCCGCTGATCGCCAAGGACAAGGTACCCACCAACATCTACTACCCGGGCCTGAAAGACCTGTGGGGCCGTGACGGCAAGCAGTACGGCCTGCCCAAGGACTGGGACACCGTGGCGATCTTCTACAACCAAGATCTGCTGGCCAAGGCGGGCATGAAGCCCAGCGACCTGGCCAACCTGACGTGGAATCCCAAGGACGGCGGCACCTTCCAGAGCACGATCGCCAAGCTGACCAAGGACAAGAGCGGCAACCTGGGCTCCGCGGCCAACTTCGACAAGAAGAACGTCGCGCAGTACGGCTACGAGACCGGCTACGGCGCCGGCTTCAACGGCCAGACCGAGTGGGCGTGGCTGGCCGCGACCACCGGCTGGAAGTACAACGACGGCCTGTACGCCAAGAAGTACTACTACGACGATCCCCGCTTCGCGCAGACCATCCAGTGGCTGGCCGACCTGAACCTCAAGCACGGCCTGATCCCCAGCTTCCAGGAAGTGCAGAGCGGCTCGGACTCGCTGTTCCGCGCCGGGAAGGTCGCCATGGTCACCAACGGCTCGTGGATGATCGGTGACTACACCGGCAAGCTGCCCTTCAAGGTCGGCGTGGCGCCGCTGCCCAAAGGCCCCAACGGCAAGCGCATGAGCATGTTCAACGGACTGGCCGACTCGATCTGGGTGGGCAGCAAGAACCAGGACGCCGCGTGGAAGTGGGTCAAGTTCCTCGCCAGCCCCGCGTGCCAGAACATCGTCGGGAATACGGGGGTGGTCTTCCCGGCCATCCCGGCCGCCGCCGCCATGTCACAGGCCAAGTCCAAGGCCAAGGGCGTGGACGTCGCCACCTTCATCAATCAGGCCAAGGCGCCCGGCGGCACCTTCTACTTCCCGATCACCGACCACATCTCGGAGGTGAACGACATCATGTCGAGCGCCATGCAGAACGTGTACCTGGGCAAGGCCCAGGCCTCCGACGTGCTGAAGGCCGCGAACGACAAGGTCAACGCGCTGTTCAAGTAA
- a CDS encoding alpha-glucosidase/alpha-galactosidase has protein sequence MTTPKIAFVGAGSTVFAKNLLGDILSFEELGGAEIRLFDINQERLDVTEQVAHRVAKTVGAAPTVSATTDRQRALDGADFVINMIQVGGYEPATVTDFEVPKQYGLRQTIADTLGIGGIMRALRTVPVLADMSRDMERLCPDALHMNYVNPMAMNIWGLARLSPRIKTVGLCHSVQHTAEELAKDLGIPVGEIDYLCAGINHMAFYLKFEHQGQDLYPRLMELAESGQVPEWNRVRYEMLRRLGYFVTESSEHFSEYVPYFIKRGRDDLIEKFNVPLDEYPRRCVSQLGGWQDLRTKLQDPNEPLEVKRSVEYGSLIIHSMVTGQPRVVYGNVMNSPVQADGTPGHGKLISNLPDECSVEVPCLVDRQGIQPTRIGRIPPQLAGLMQTNINVQALTVEALVTGNREHIYHAAMLDPHTSAELDLDQIWGLTTDLLAQHGDFIPEALQAAD, from the coding sequence ATGACCACACCCAAGATCGCTTTCGTCGGTGCCGGCAGCACCGTCTTCGCCAAGAACCTGCTGGGCGACATTCTCAGCTTCGAGGAACTCGGCGGCGCCGAGATCCGCCTGTTCGACATCAACCAGGAACGACTCGACGTCACCGAGCAGGTCGCCCACCGCGTCGCGAAGACCGTGGGAGCCGCCCCCACCGTCAGTGCCACCACGGACCGTCAGCGGGCGCTGGACGGCGCGGACTTCGTCATCAACATGATCCAGGTGGGCGGCTACGAGCCCGCGACGGTCACGGACTTCGAGGTGCCCAAGCAGTACGGCCTGCGCCAGACCATCGCCGACACGCTCGGCATCGGCGGCATCATGCGGGCGCTGCGTACCGTTCCCGTGCTGGCCGACATGAGCCGCGACATGGAACGCCTGTGCCCGGACGCGCTGCACATGAACTACGTCAACCCCATGGCCATGAACATCTGGGGGCTGGCCCGCCTGTCCCCGCGCATCAAGACGGTGGGCCTGTGCCACTCGGTGCAGCACACCGCCGAGGAACTCGCCAAGGATCTGGGCATTCCGGTCGGGGAGATCGACTACCTGTGCGCCGGGATCAACCACATGGCCTTCTACCTCAAATTCGAGCACCAGGGTCAGGATCTCTACCCGCGCCTGATGGAACTCGCGGAGTCCGGCCAGGTGCCCGAATGGAACCGCGTGCGCTACGAGATGCTGCGCCGCCTCGGGTACTTCGTGACCGAAAGCAGCGAGCACTTCAGCGAGTACGTGCCGTACTTCATCAAGCGCGGCCGGGACGACCTGATCGAGAAGTTCAACGTGCCCCTCGACGAGTACCCGCGCCGCTGCGTGTCGCAGCTCGGCGGCTGGCAGGACCTGCGCACCAAACTCCAGGATCCGAACGAGCCGCTGGAAGTCAAACGGTCGGTCGAATACGGTTCGCTGATCATCCACTCGATGGTCACCGGCCAGCCGCGCGTCGTGTACGGCAACGTCATGAACAGCCCGGTGCAGGCAGACGGTACCCCCGGCCACGGCAAGCTGATCAGCAACCTGCCGGACGAATGCAGTGTGGAGGTGCCGTGCCTGGTCGACCGCCAGGGCATCCAGCCCACCCGCATCGGCCGCATCCCGCCGCAGCTGGCTGGCCTGATGCAGACGAACATCAACGTGCAGGCCCTGACGGTCGAGGCGCTCGTCACCGGGAACCGCGAGCACATCTACCACGCGGCCATGCTCGACCCGCACACCAGTGCGGAACTGGATCTGGATCAGATCTGGGGCCTGACCACAGACCTGCTCGCCCAGCATGGCGACTTCATTCCTGAGGCACTCCAGGCCGCCGACTGA
- a CDS encoding FadR/GntR family transcriptional regulator has product MTVQPVKRQKLTESVAEELLSLIVRGGFPPGHRLPAERVLAEQMGVSRASVRDAVARLEALGHVGVRQGDGIYVLAPSAATLSQPFRGLLTRLPQTARDLLEFRRMLEPEVAALAAQRVTDTQEDDLWISVDAQVGAARRGIKLVAEDLHFHALIARIAGNGVVTLVLDTLQELLHDLRQRDLPGDLPDLTIRDHRAVVQAIASRDPVAAHAAMAAHLDTVIQTASAALSFSPDGGSAHD; this is encoded by the coding sequence ATGACGGTACAGCCGGTCAAACGCCAGAAACTCACCGAAAGTGTGGCCGAGGAACTGCTGTCCCTGATCGTGCGGGGCGGGTTTCCACCTGGCCACCGACTCCCGGCCGAGCGCGTGCTGGCCGAGCAGATGGGCGTGTCGCGGGCCAGCGTGCGCGACGCCGTGGCCCGCCTGGAAGCGCTCGGGCACGTGGGCGTGCGACAGGGCGACGGCATCTACGTGCTGGCACCCAGCGCCGCCACGCTGTCACAGCCATTCCGGGGTCTGCTGACCCGCCTGCCCCAGACGGCGCGTGACCTGCTGGAGTTCCGCCGCATGCTGGAACCCGAGGTCGCGGCCCTGGCCGCCCAGCGCGTGACTGACACGCAGGAGGACGACCTGTGGATCAGCGTGGACGCGCAGGTGGGCGCGGCCCGCCGTGGCATCAAACTCGTCGCCGAAGACCTGCACTTTCACGCCCTGATCGCCCGGATCGCCGGGAACGGTGTGGTCACCCTGGTGCTCGACACCCTGCAGGAGCTGCTGCACGACCTGCGGCAACGCGACCTGCCCGGCGACCTGCCGGACCTCACCATTCGAGATCACCGCGCCGTCGTGCAGGCCATCGCGAGCCGCGACCCGGTGGCCGCACACGCGGCCATGGCCGCCCACCTCGACACGGTGATCCAGACCGCCAGCGCCGCCCTGAGCTTTTCCCCCGATGGAGGATCCGCGCATGATTAA